From a region of the Ardenticatena maritima genome:
- a CDS encoding Eco57I restriction-modification methylase domain-containing protein yields MDNRDRIQSLIRDFSPESLTALFRQIAPTFRPRHETFNSLIKQGWPFDDVQQLGVIELPGQQTVLIGAIRVSGELTARSSKKKQYELGKRILKAGNHNAGIFAFYDDRGRFRLSLITVTYSGTHRQFSTFRRYTFFVDPDLPNKTFVNQIGRANFSSLEGILDAFALEAVSDAFYQEFKPKYDAIAADVQGTSDEQLKQDFALLFVIRTIFLGFVQKKGWLGDKQRFLQDFWQEYQSSGRPRDTFYKEWLEPLFFEALNNPPGYKVAYGRAPFSEETQNTLQMAPYLNGELFKRKKGIDDQGLWIPDELIRDFFDFLFQYNFTVEENELYDEELELNPEFLGIIFERLTNKDQGAVYTPRVEVDLMCRLALVKWLEKTTGIEKEDLYHLFFREAGTGEEFDEYQKQGDFSPAEIRTLIEKLESVTVCDPAAGSGAFEVGMLQVLDQTLENLYSRNNTPADLKAKAPTPFERKKAIIERSLYGVEVKRWAVWINHLRLWLTLFVDMPDDYKTLPTPLLPNLTFKVRTGDSLVQRLGDKTFPVQGHANLSPAIKRQITDLKKKKREFFYNQNHDAHLIEQAELAVFRAILDEQIEERRKEINRLQQPPAKNLSFLEDVAADEAARQAEERKKRKAEIAALEAEIAELEAQKRSLKDERPFIWSIEFAEIFFDRGGFDIIIGNPPYLAAHSKDEKKKIRDPNGLMPPKEYKNALDEMMRLDFPDYFAKSRAQTDKFKKERKPSGRSDLYTYFYIRSLRLLNPQGVHVFICSNSWLDASYGAWLQEFFLRKTPMCFVIDNHAKRSFARADVNTVITVAGAPLERGAVPGEHVVRFVAFKQPFEDAVLSENLLAIENATDILKTDAFRVFPITVADLLAEGSDDGRYMGDKWGGKYLRAPNVFLKILKSRNYFRVKDVARVLGYVHDNNVSDRYPSAPFIKSIRDIRKITIAPEDVTWQGVSTKGETRVKGDLLFARTFDNVHLILWNKNRFVIGKEFYRILAERIEPKTLALLLNSTLAILQRELFGLHNLGGGAIKFNKNDVELFILPKTLNRSFENQIFDKFLNREIYDVFTECGIDPKSDIPIAKQEPNPLPDRKALDDIVFDALGLTEEERKEVYRAVCQLVWERISKARSV; encoded by the coding sequence ATGGACAACCGAGACCGTATCCAATCACTCATTCGCGATTTTTCACCAGAGAGTCTGACGGCTTTATTCCGTCAAATTGCGCCAACGTTTCGTCCAAGACATGAAACGTTTAACAGCCTGATCAAACAAGGATGGCCGTTTGATGATGTTCAGCAGCTGGGTGTTATCGAACTCCCAGGGCAGCAAACGGTGCTCATCGGTGCGATTCGCGTTAGTGGCGAACTGACAGCGCGTTCAAGTAAGAAAAAGCAGTATGAATTGGGAAAACGTATCCTCAAGGCAGGCAACCACAACGCCGGCATCTTCGCCTTTTACGACGACCGTGGTCGATTTCGTCTCTCCCTCATCACGGTGACCTATTCCGGCACGCACCGCCAATTTAGCACGTTCCGGCGCTACACCTTTTTTGTTGATCCAGATCTGCCCAACAAGACCTTTGTCAACCAGATTGGACGTGCGAATTTCTCTAGCCTGGAAGGTATTCTGGATGCGTTTGCCCTGGAAGCGGTCTCCGATGCTTTCTATCAGGAGTTCAAACCCAAGTATGATGCGATTGCTGCTGATGTTCAGGGAACGAGCGACGAGCAATTGAAGCAAGATTTCGCGCTCCTCTTCGTTATCCGCACGATTTTTCTGGGGTTTGTGCAGAAGAAAGGCTGGCTGGGGGACAAGCAGCGCTTCCTACAGGATTTCTGGCAGGAATACCAGAGCAGCGGGCGTCCACGGGATACGTTCTACAAGGAGTGGTTGGAACCGTTGTTCTTTGAGGCCCTCAACAACCCGCCAGGGTACAAGGTGGCGTATGGTCGTGCACCGTTTTCGGAAGAAACCCAAAATACCCTGCAGATGGCGCCTTACCTCAACGGTGAACTTTTTAAACGCAAGAAGGGCATCGACGACCAGGGTCTGTGGATTCCCGACGAGCTCATCCGCGATTTCTTCGACTTTCTCTTCCAGTACAACTTCACCGTGGAGGAGAATGAGCTCTACGACGAGGAACTGGAACTCAACCCTGAATTCTTGGGCATCATCTTTGAGCGTTTGACGAATAAGGACCAGGGCGCGGTTTACACCCCGCGTGTGGAAGTCGATCTGATGTGTCGCCTGGCGCTGGTGAAATGGTTGGAAAAGACCACAGGGATTGAAAAAGAGGACCTGTACCATCTCTTTTTCCGCGAGGCCGGCACGGGCGAGGAATTTGATGAATATCAGAAGCAGGGAGATTTCTCCCCGGCTGAGATCCGCACCTTGATCGAGAAGCTGGAAAGCGTGACCGTCTGCGATCCGGCTGCCGGTTCGGGTGCATTCGAAGTGGGCATGTTGCAGGTGCTGGATCAGACGCTGGAGAACCTGTACAGTCGCAACAACACACCGGCAGATTTGAAAGCGAAAGCCCCCACGCCTTTTGAACGCAAGAAAGCCATCATCGAGCGTTCGCTCTACGGCGTGGAGGTCAAACGTTGGGCGGTCTGGATCAACCACCTGCGCCTCTGGCTGACTTTGTTCGTGGATATGCCGGACGATTACAAGACGTTGCCCACCCCGCTGCTGCCCAACCTGACCTTCAAGGTGCGGACCGGCGACTCGTTGGTGCAGCGCCTCGGCGACAAGACATTTCCGGTGCAGGGCCACGCGAACCTGTCGCCGGCCATCAAGCGCCAGATCACCGATCTCAAGAAAAAGAAACGTGAATTCTTCTACAACCAGAACCACGATGCGCACTTGATTGAGCAGGCGGAATTGGCGGTCTTCCGCGCTATTCTGGATGAGCAGATTGAAGAGCGCCGGAAGGAAATCAACCGGTTACAGCAGCCGCCTGCAAAAAATCTCTCATTTTTGGAGGATGTGGCCGCCGATGAGGCTGCCCGGCAGGCTGAGGAACGAAAAAAGCGAAAAGCAGAGATCGCTGCTTTGGAGGCTGAAATCGCCGAGCTGGAAGCCCAGAAGCGCAGCCTGAAGGACGAGCGCCCCTTCATCTGGAGTATCGAGTTCGCCGAGATCTTCTTCGACCGGGGCGGCTTCGATATTATCATCGGCAACCCGCCCTACTTGGCTGCTCATAGCAAGGATGAGAAGAAAAAAATTAGGGATCCAAATGGTCTGATGCCGCCCAAAGAATATAAGAACGCCCTAGACGAAATGATGCGGTTGGACTTCCCGGATTACTTTGCCAAATCCCGTGCCCAGACCGACAAGTTCAAGAAAGAGCGCAAACCGAGCGGCCGTTCCGACCTCTATACCTACTTCTACATTCGCTCCCTGCGCCTTCTGAACCCCCAGGGTGTGCACGTCTTTATCTGCTCCAATTCCTGGCTGGACGCGAGCTACGGCGCCTGGTTGCAGGAGTTCTTCCTGCGGAAAACGCCGATGTGCTTTGTCATCGATAACCACGCCAAGCGCTCCTTTGCCCGGGCCGATGTGAACACGGTCATCACCGTGGCCGGCGCACCGCTCGAGCGAGGTGCAGTGCCGGGAGAGCATGTGGTGCGCTTCGTGGCCTTCAAACAGCCCTTCGAGGATGCGGTGCTCAGCGAGAACCTGCTGGCGATTGAGAACGCAACCGACATTCTCAAAACCGACGCCTTCCGTGTTTTCCCCATCACCGTTGCCGACCTGCTGGCCGAAGGCAGCGACGACGGCAGGTACATGGGCGACAAGTGGGGTGGCAAATACCTGCGTGCGCCGAATGTATTTTTAAAAATACTAAAGTCGAGAAATTATTTTCGCGTAAAAGATGTCGCACGTGTATTGGGATATGTTCACGATAATAATGTTTCTGATCGATATCCTTCAGCGCCATTTATCAAGTCGATCAGGGATATCCGCAAAATTACAATTGCTCCTGAAGATGTCACTTGGCAGGGAGTTTCAACTAAAGGGGAAACTAGAGTTAAAGGCGATTTGCTATTTGCGAGAACTTTTGACAATGTTCATTTAATTTTATGGAACAAGAATCGTTTTGTGATAGGAAAGGAATTTTATAGGATTTTAGCCGAAAGAATAGAGCCCAAAACCTTGGCTTTACTTTTGAATTCGACTTTGGCTATACTTCAAAGAGAACTTTTCGGGCTTCATAACCTAGGTGGAGGTGCTATTAAATTTAATAAAAATGATGTCGAGCTGTTCATTTTACCAAAAACACTTAATCGGTCATTTGAAAATCAAATTTTTGATAAGTTTTTGAATAGAGAAATATATGATGTCTTCACCGAATGCGGCATCGACCCCAAATCTGACATCCCCATCGCCAAGCAAGAGCCCAACCCGCTGCCCGACCGCAAGGCGCTTGATGACATTGTCTTCGACGCCCTGGGGTTGACCGAAGAGGAGCGCAAAGAAGTCTATCGCGCCGTCTGCCAGTTGGTCTGGGAGCGCATCAGCAAGGCGCGGAGCGTGTAG
- a CDS encoding dynamin family protein, giving the protein MHTLNERYATLLKQERRLLQHLLATLSTWDVPEEHMQRLHEALEHLDDFFLLVIVGEFNSGKSALINALLGERYVTEGVTPTTAHIHILRYGLQQEPHRTEEGYWVVTYPAGFLREIHIVDTPGTNAVLREHEAISRDFVPRSDLVLFVTSADRPFTESERDFLQTIRDWGKKIVFVINKIDLLEEEDARATVVEFVRENASRLLGTTPTIFAVSARQALKAKQSGAPVPPEWAALETYLFETLSAEERVRLKLASPLGVAKRILAETLERLHEREALLAEDLATIEQVETQLRLYRQDMEQEFDYHRLKIQAILNEMQARGETFFDETLRIARIFSLLNASALRQAFERDVIADTPQQIERQVQDLIDWMVDREARQWRVMARLLGERRATEHLEGAAQEAASGFEYNRAHLLDRVGRAAQDVLARYDRSAEARMLVENVQSALAQVALTEAGAIGLGTILTALLTTSAADLTGLLAAGTLGMLGLGIIPYRRRQAQKAFREKIEHLKVQLVRVLEEAFAHEIERSVKRLNEAIAPYARFVRTEQEHLQQLAATLHEYEAELRRLEAEIGTPTIP; this is encoded by the coding sequence ATGCACACACTGAATGAACGCTACGCGACACTTTTGAAACAGGAGCGCCGCCTGCTCCAACATCTCCTCGCCACGCTTTCCACGTGGGACGTGCCCGAGGAGCACATGCAGCGCTTGCATGAAGCGCTGGAACACCTGGACGACTTCTTTTTGCTGGTCATCGTTGGGGAATTCAACAGCGGCAAATCCGCGCTCATCAACGCCTTGCTGGGGGAACGCTACGTCACCGAAGGCGTCACCCCCACCACGGCGCACATCCACATCCTGCGCTACGGTCTCCAACAAGAGCCGCACCGCACCGAAGAAGGCTATTGGGTTGTCACCTACCCCGCCGGCTTCCTGCGCGAGATTCACATTGTGGATACGCCCGGCACGAACGCCGTTCTGCGCGAACACGAAGCCATCAGCCGCGATTTTGTGCCACGGAGCGACCTGGTGCTCTTCGTCACCAGCGCCGACCGCCCCTTCACCGAATCGGAGCGCGATTTTCTGCAAACCATCCGCGACTGGGGCAAGAAAATTGTGTTCGTCATCAACAAAATTGACTTGCTGGAAGAAGAAGACGCGCGCGCAACGGTTGTTGAGTTTGTGCGCGAAAACGCCAGCCGCCTGCTGGGCACAACGCCCACCATCTTCGCGGTGAGCGCACGCCAGGCGCTCAAAGCCAAACAGTCGGGCGCGCCCGTGCCCCCTGAATGGGCGGCGCTGGAAACGTACCTCTTTGAAACGCTGAGCGCTGAGGAACGTGTCCGCCTGAAACTCGCCAGCCCACTGGGCGTTGCCAAACGCATTCTCGCAGAGACGCTGGAACGCCTGCACGAACGCGAGGCGCTGCTCGCCGAAGACCTGGCGACCATTGAGCAGGTGGAAACCCAACTGCGGCTCTATCGCCAGGACATGGAGCAAGAGTTTGACTACCACCGCCTCAAAATTCAAGCCATTCTGAACGAAATGCAGGCGCGCGGCGAAACCTTTTTCGACGAAACCTTGCGCATTGCGCGCATTTTCAGCCTGTTGAACGCCAGCGCGCTCCGTCAAGCCTTTGAGCGCGATGTGATTGCCGACACGCCGCAGCAAATCGAGCGGCAGGTGCAAGACCTGATTGACTGGATGGTTGACCGTGAGGCGCGCCAATGGCGTGTGATGGCGCGCTTGTTGGGCGAACGCCGCGCCACCGAGCACCTGGAAGGGGCGGCGCAAGAAGCCGCCAGCGGCTTTGAGTACAACCGCGCCCACCTGCTGGACCGCGTGGGGCGCGCCGCGCAAGACGTGCTCGCCCGCTACGACCGCTCCGCTGAGGCGCGCATGTTGGTGGAAAACGTGCAGAGCGCTCTGGCGCAGGTGGCGCTCACCGAGGCGGGCGCGATTGGCTTGGGGACGATTCTCACGGCGCTGCTCACCACCTCCGCAGCAGACCTCACGGGGCTGTTGGCGGCGGGCACGCTGGGCATGTTAGGGCTGGGCATCATTCCATACCGTCGGCGGCAAGCCCAAAAAGCGTTCCGCGAGAAAATTGAGCACCTGAAAGTGCAATTGGTGCGTGTGCTGGAAGAAGCGTTTGCGCACGAAATTGAGCGGAGTGTGAAGCGGCTCAACGAAGCCATCGCCCCATACGCGCGATTTGTCCGCACGGAGCAGGAGCATTTGCAGCAACTCGCCGCCACGCTGCACGAATACGAAGCTGAGCTGCGCCGCCTCGAAGCCGAGATTGGCACGCCAACGATACCATAA
- a CDS encoding transposase, which produces MPYNPEKHNRRSIRLKGYDYAGPGAYFVTIVTQNRACLFGQVVDDVMQMNDAGCMVQRWWDELNRKFPHVRTDAFVVMPNHIHGIIVIQSTDEMDQSAGTDQPAGADQSAGADQSAGADQSVGADQPVGADLRVRPDGGGGAHTNGGAHTGAPLRAPQRAPLSEIVQWFKTMTTNEYIRHVKNDGWAPFNKRLWQRNYYEHIIRNDESLNRIRQYIAENPLRWHLDRDNPMSDRCQ; this is translated from the coding sequence ATGCCATACAACCCGGAAAAACACAACCGGCGCAGTATCCGCCTGAAGGGGTACGATTATGCCGGGCCGGGCGCCTATTTTGTCACCATCGTCACCCAAAACCGGGCCTGCCTGTTCGGCCAGGTGGTGGACGACGTCATGCAGATGAACGACGCGGGATGCATGGTGCAACGGTGGTGGGACGAATTGAATCGGAAATTCCCCCATGTCCGCACGGATGCGTTTGTGGTCATGCCCAACCACATTCACGGTATCATTGTCATTCAATCCACGGATGAAATGGATCAATCCGCCGGGACGGACCAACCCGCCGGGGCGGACCAATCCGCCGGGGCGGACCAATCCGCCGGGGCGGACCAATCCGTAGGGGCGGACCAACCCGTAGGGGCGGACCTGCGTGTCCGCCCTGATGGGGGTGGTGGCGCACACACAAATGGGGGCGCACACACAGGTGCGCCCCTACGTGCGCCGCAACGTGCGCCCCTATCGGAAATTGTCCAATGGTTCAAAACGATGACCACGAACGAATATATCCGCCATGTGAAAAACGATGGTTGGGCGCCGTTTAACAAACGCCTGTGGCAACGGAATTATTACGAACACATCATCCGCAATGATGAATCCCTGAATCGTATTCGTCAATACATTGCTGAAAACCCATTACGCTGGCATCTGGATCGGGACAATCCAATGTCAGATCGGTGTCAATGA
- a CDS encoding transposase, whose translation MPPYDPNRHHRRSIRLKGYDYTQPGAYFVTICTHERAHLFGRVVDGEMVLNAWGEIVRDEWFRTADIRANVELYADEFVVMPNHVHGIIWIVETDLVGAQRRCAPTGPSPGGITPNNVAPGSLGAIVRAFKSAVTRRINIQRNTPGGRIWQRNYYEHIIRTQRALHAIRRYIADNPRRWHLDRHNPTATAADPRAGAVWRLLQESDHTDHPDDTEASL comes from the coding sequence ATGCCGCCATACGACCCGAACCGCCATCATCGCCGGTCCATCCGCCTGAAGGGGTACGATTACACCCAACCGGGGGCGTATTTCGTCACCATTTGCACCCACGAACGGGCGCACCTGTTCGGCCGGGTGGTGGACGGGGAAATGGTGTTGAATGCGTGGGGGGAAATTGTGCGCGACGAATGGTTTCGCACCGCGGACATACGCGCCAACGTGGAATTGTATGCGGATGAATTTGTGGTGATGCCCAATCATGTGCATGGGATTATTTGGATTGTGGAAACGGACTTGGTCGGGGCGCAGCGTCGCTGCGCCCCGACGGGACCATCACCCGGTGGGATTACACCAAACAATGTGGCCCCGGGATCATTGGGGGCCATCGTCCGTGCGTTCAAATCCGCCGTGACCCGCCGTATCAATATCCAACGCAACACGCCCGGCGGGCGCATTTGGCAACGCAATTATTACGAACACATCATCCGCACCCAACGCGCCCTGCACGCCATTCGGCGGTACATCGCCGACAATCCGCGGCGCTGGCACCTGGACCGCCACAATCCCACCGCCACCGCCGCCGACCCCCGCGCCGGCGCCGTGTGGCGGCTGTTGCAGGAGAGCGACCACACCGACCACCCTGACGATACGGAGGCGAGCCTATGA
- a CDS encoding helicase-related protein, with product MARNFITNAKEQTLRSRIEKLIQHSQELKFLVGFFYFSGWRELYKALKDRDDLTIKILVGLDTNLHLGQVLEVADPNASAMSQEELVGRFHASLRTALQDESLDTQEFYEQVTFFLRLLDKGRLQIRKTFDPNHAKLYLFKLKEEGQALINAPGRFITGSSNLTRAGLLGQHEFNVEIGDYGWEDAEAYFDELWQSAIPLSELSERKEQIIRIIRRQTQVAEITPFEAYALVLKTYIDLMEQKTLRPQVKRLMQERGYTVYRYQEDAVQQALTVLEEYGGVILADVVGLGKSVIASWLAREVNGRGLVICPPALVGDPKTRDSGWYKYLSDFGLHDWDVYSLGVLDKVQEYLANYGDDVTTIIVDEAHRFRNEDTEAYERLSQICANRKVILLTATPFNNAPSDIFALLKLFIPPGKSTLTLDEKLAARFARYNSEFRKLSYILRYADAGGEKQARAEKYYVELFETRPPIDKARVQRRTRTLANEIRAVIEPVVIRRNRLDLKRDPIYREEVTALSEVADPIELFYELTPAQSAFYDQVINDYFGESGRFRGAIYQPYAYEQRKRGEELEEEFTYQQQRNLYEFMRRLLVKRFESSFGAFAQSIQNFIRVHEQVLAFIKNSNGRYILDRQLLEKIYEADPEEIDAALVVFIERLAKKENLDPRHDRIYEIKTFDDPEGFLQDIQSDLELLKEIAARIDELQLVAQDPKAERLIEALRDIIETPPAPGEPKRKIIIFSEYLDTVKHVAPVLKRAFPGRVLVAEGNFSKKFYDDLLANFDASYPRDKQRDDYDILLATDKLSEGVNLNRAGAVINYDIPWNPTRVIQRLGRINRIGRKVFAQLYIYNFFPTEQGADVVKSREVAAQKMFLIHNTLGEDAKIFAPDETPSPAELFKRINRNPEEEEEESLLTRVRQAFFAIQQQYPELVAQLNDFPARVKTSKPFSQNELLVFRRKGLQLFIHGVLDTTTEKHSVSALTLEDALPHIQCKPETPRLPLSPRFWLAYETIKRYREHTPMPHSEQSLLVKAENNLRSALEKHAKDLQEYLPFIQTLLRDLKEFQTLPKYTLRRLTVVEMNSKVSARGIRRFKNELETLRRSLGENYLDRIEQKTKGFRSEIIIAIENVKT from the coding sequence ATGGCTCGAAACTTCATCACCAACGCCAAAGAGCAAACACTGCGGTCTCGGATCGAGAAGTTGATTCAGCACAGCCAAGAACTCAAGTTTCTGGTTGGTTTTTTTTATTTCTCCGGTTGGCGTGAACTCTATAAGGCGCTCAAAGACCGGGATGACCTTACCATCAAAATCCTGGTTGGGCTGGACACCAATCTGCATTTGGGGCAGGTATTGGAAGTGGCCGACCCCAATGCCTCTGCCATGAGCCAGGAGGAACTGGTGGGGCGGTTCCATGCGTCCCTGCGCACTGCATTGCAGGATGAATCTCTGGATACGCAGGAGTTCTACGAGCAGGTGACCTTCTTTCTGCGTCTGTTGGATAAAGGGCGGTTGCAAATTCGCAAGACCTTCGATCCCAATCACGCTAAGCTTTATCTTTTCAAGCTCAAGGAAGAGGGGCAAGCACTCATCAACGCGCCGGGACGTTTTATCACCGGCTCCAGCAACCTGACCCGGGCCGGCCTGCTGGGTCAGCACGAGTTCAACGTGGAGATTGGCGACTACGGGTGGGAGGACGCGGAGGCCTATTTCGACGAACTCTGGCAGAGCGCCATCCCCTTGAGTGAACTGTCCGAACGCAAAGAGCAGATCATCCGCATCATCCGCCGCCAGACCCAAGTGGCCGAGATCACCCCTTTCGAAGCCTACGCACTGGTGCTCAAAACCTATATCGACCTCATGGAGCAAAAGACGTTGCGACCTCAGGTCAAACGACTGATGCAAGAGCGGGGCTACACCGTGTACCGCTACCAGGAAGACGCCGTGCAACAGGCGTTAACTGTACTAGAGGAATATGGCGGTGTTATTTTGGCTGATGTGGTTGGGTTGGGAAAATCGGTTATTGCCAGCTGGTTGGCACGGGAGGTCAACGGGCGTGGATTGGTGATTTGCCCACCGGCACTGGTAGGCGATCCCAAAACACGTGATAGCGGATGGTACAAGTACTTGAGTGATTTTGGTCTCCATGATTGGGATGTCTATTCTCTTGGTGTCCTGGATAAGGTGCAGGAGTACTTAGCGAATTACGGAGATGATGTGACGACCATCATCGTGGATGAAGCTCACCGCTTCCGCAACGAAGATACTGAGGCCTACGAGCGCCTTAGCCAGATTTGCGCGAACCGCAAGGTCATTTTGCTTACCGCTACGCCTTTCAACAACGCTCCTTCAGACATTTTTGCCCTGCTTAAACTTTTTATTCCACCGGGCAAATCTACCCTGACTTTAGATGAAAAGCTGGCTGCACGTTTTGCACGTTATAACAGCGAGTTCCGAAAACTCTCCTACATTCTACGTTATGCCGACGCTGGGGGGGAAAAGCAGGCGCGTGCTGAAAAGTATTACGTCGAACTTTTTGAAACTCGCCCTCCTATTGATAAGGCTCGCGTACAACGTCGCACCCGCACTCTGGCGAATGAAATCCGTGCTGTCATCGAGCCTGTAGTCATTCGCCGTAATCGTCTTGATTTGAAGCGTGATCCCATCTATCGGGAAGAAGTTACCGCTCTTTCTGAAGTGGCTGATCCAATAGAACTCTTCTACGAGTTAACGCCGGCACAATCGGCTTTTTACGATCAAGTGATTAACGATTACTTTGGCGAAAGTGGACGATTCCGAGGCGCTATTTACCAACCTTATGCCTATGAACAGCGCAAGCGGGGAGAGGAATTGGAAGAAGAATTCACCTATCAGCAGCAGCGCAACCTGTATGAGTTTATGCGCCGGTTGCTCGTGAAACGTTTTGAAAGTTCCTTTGGTGCTTTTGCCCAGAGTATTCAGAATTTCATTCGAGTGCACGAACAGGTGTTGGCCTTTATCAAAAACAGTAACGGCCGTTATATCTTGGATCGCCAACTTTTGGAGAAGATTTATGAAGCCGATCCCGAGGAAATTGATGCAGCGTTAGTGGTTTTCATCGAGCGTCTAGCGAAAAAAGAGAATTTGGATCCACGTCATGATCGCATCTATGAAATTAAAACATTCGATGATCCAGAAGGCTTTTTACAGGATATCCAGTCTGACCTTGAACTCCTGAAAGAAATTGCTGCTCGTATTGACGAGCTTCAACTGGTTGCACAGGACCCCAAAGCTGAGCGTTTAATCGAAGCGCTTCGAGATATTATTGAGACGCCACCTGCTCCTGGTGAGCCGAAACGGAAAATTATCATCTTCAGTGAATATTTGGATACAGTAAAACATGTTGCCCCAGTTCTCAAGCGAGCATTTCCTGGGCGTGTGTTAGTTGCTGAAGGTAACTTTAGCAAGAAATTCTATGATGATCTCTTGGCAAATTTCGATGCGAGCTACCCACGTGATAAACAGCGGGATGACTATGATATTCTATTAGCCACCGACAAACTTTCTGAAGGCGTCAACTTGAATAGAGCGGGAGCCGTTATTAACTACGATATTCCTTGGAATCCTACGCGGGTTATTCAGCGTCTGGGACGTATTAATCGCATTGGGCGCAAGGTTTTTGCACAATTGTACATTTATAACTTTTTCCCGACGGAGCAAGGTGCTGATGTCGTCAAGAGCCGTGAGGTGGCTGCCCAAAAGATGTTTCTTATCCATAATACCTTAGGTGAAGATGCGAAGATCTTTGCCCCTGATGAAACTCCCTCTCCGGCTGAGCTTTTCAAACGCATCAATCGCAATCCTGAAGAGGAAGAAGAAGAGAGTCTGTTGACTAGAGTTAGACAGGCTTTCTTTGCCATACAGCAGCAATACCCTGAATTGGTAGCTCAATTAAATGATTTCCCTGCTCGCGTCAAGACATCGAAACCTTTTTCTCAGAATGAGTTGCTTGTCTTTCGCCGCAAAGGCTTGCAACTCTTCATTCATGGCGTTCTTGATACGACGACAGAGAAACACAGTGTAAGTGCATTGACATTAGAGGACGCATTACCTCATATTCAATGCAAACCAGAAACACCGCGCTTGCCGCTCAGCCCACGCTTTTGGCTTGCTTATGAGACCATCAAACGATATCGAGAGCATACACCCATGCCTCATAGTGAACAATCCCTTTTAGTCAAGGCTGAGAACAACCTTCGAAGCGCATTAGAAAAGCATGCAAAAGACTTGCAAGAGTACTTACCATTTATTCAAACACTGTTGCGGGATCTCAAAGAGTTCCAGACCTTGCCCAAGTATACGCTTCGCCGATTGACTGTGGTAGAAATGAATAGCAAGGTTTCTGCAAGAGGCATTAGACGCTTTAAGAATGAATTAGAGACCTTACGTCGTTCTCTTGGTGAGAATTATTTGGATCGCATTGAACAGAAAACAAAGGGTTTTCGGAGTGAAATTATTATTGCTATAGAAAATGTAAAAACATAA